A genomic window from Candidatus Krumholzibacteriia bacterium includes:
- a CDS encoding FlgD immunoglobulin-like domain containing protein — protein sequence MKYLITFLLALTLCLPAMAQDTYTVYEIQQGSVPEDSFVRVDGLVVTAVAPYGFFAQEVAAGAFSGIWVYTGSGDPPVCVIGDLVNVVGEYYEYYSYTEIDVRNPTPSGFAGFYEMAGTDDVPVPEPVRAWQVRTSNPDEAELWECVLVQLENLEPLDLDPGYGEWFAEEFNFSVNDTARFDDMFDYGQPLPGQTMESAAGPVRFSYDEFKVEPRANYDLIFSGAEPAPNLEYAVVTGTATIDVLFDRVLDQATAENPWNYFMDSGMVQTAVLDANESTVHLTLYADMATELYLNLTVFDVQNQNGVPMIPQDVNFWGGINTVAFANTPDVDGDLSICDGTVITLTGVVQSKYYSHVYLQDVAGGPYSGIEVYCPPIIDDLSVGDILIIGDYLTEYYGQTSVTYPFYYYEFVSSGNTPPDVVEMGITGVNFEEFEGRLVQVLNAEVCERPNYGNYYDWSISQDFADSLWVTDTSSYDYMVGVGDIVDVTGTLRYEFGFHKMRPRDDNDINVIYSNPNDAPGTSADRLSLKQNFPNPFNPTTEISFRLEKGGEVLLEVFDLEGRLVRTLMSGPMEQGDHQVTWQGIQENGDAASSGVYLYRLTTEEGSQHRKMTLLK from the coding sequence ATGAAATATCTCATCACCTTTTTGCTTGCATTGACCCTGTGTCTTCCTGCGATGGCTCAGGATACCTACACGGTCTATGAGATTCAGCAGGGAAGCGTGCCGGAAGACAGCTTTGTGCGTGTTGACGGCCTGGTTGTCACCGCAGTGGCACCCTATGGCTTCTTTGCACAGGAAGTGGCCGCCGGTGCTTTCAGCGGGATCTGGGTCTACACCGGCAGTGGAGACCCGCCCGTCTGCGTGATCGGGGATCTGGTCAATGTGGTCGGTGAGTACTATGAGTACTATTCCTACACGGAAATCGATGTCAGGAATCCAACTCCTTCGGGCTTCGCAGGCTTCTACGAAATGGCCGGAACCGATGATGTTCCGGTTCCGGAACCGGTTCGTGCCTGGCAGGTGAGAACTTCCAACCCGGATGAGGCAGAACTCTGGGAGTGCGTTCTGGTTCAGTTGGAGAATCTTGAGCCTCTGGATCTTGACCCCGGCTACGGAGAGTGGTTTGCCGAGGAGTTCAACTTTTCAGTGAACGATACGGCTCGTTTCGATGACATGTTTGACTATGGTCAGCCTCTTCCCGGACAGACCATGGAAAGCGCCGCGGGTCCGGTGCGCTTCTCCTATGACGAGTTCAAGGTGGAGCCACGTGCAAACTACGACCTGATCTTTTCCGGTGCGGAGCCTGCTCCGAACCTTGAGTATGCGGTCGTTACGGGCACAGCCACCATCGATGTCCTCTTTGATCGCGTTCTCGATCAGGCCACGGCCGAGAACCCCTGGAACTACTTCATGGATTCCGGGATGGTTCAGACGGCGGTTCTTGATGCAAACGAGAGTACAGTTCACCTGACCCTATACGCCGACATGGCCACGGAACTGTATCTCAACCTCACGGTCTTTGATGTACAGAACCAGAATGGTGTGCCGATGATACCTCAGGATGTGAACTTCTGGGGAGGTATCAATACAGTCGCCTTCGCTAATACGCCTGATGTGGATGGTGATCTCAGCATCTGTGACGGCACGGTCATCACCCTTACCGGCGTGGTGCAGAGCAAGTACTACAGCCATGTCTACCTGCAGGACGTAGCCGGCGGACCTTACTCAGGGATCGAAGTCTATTGCCCGCCGATCATCGACGATCTTTCAGTGGGCGATATCCTGATCATCGGTGACTACCTTACCGAGTACTACGGCCAGACTTCCGTGACCTATCCCTTCTACTACTACGAGTTCGTCTCCTCCGGGAACACGCCTCCGGATGTGGTGGAGATGGGCATCACGGGAGTAAACTTCGAGGAGTTCGAAGGACGCCTGGTTCAGGTTCTCAATGCCGAGGTCTGTGAGCGCCCGAACTACGGGAACTACTATGACTGGAGCATTAGCCAGGACTTCGCAGACTCCCTCTGGGTCACCGACACCAGCAGCTATGACTACATGGTGGGTGTGGGTGACATCGTCGATGTGACGGGAACTCTGCGTTATGAGTTTGGTTTCCACAAAATGCGTCCGCGGGATGACAATGACATCAATGTCATCTACTCCAACCCGAATGATGCTCCCGGGACTTCGGCCGATCGCCTGAGCCTGAAGCAGAACTTCCCGAACCCCTTCAACCCGACCACGGAAATCAGTTTCCGTCTGGAAAAGGGTGGAGAGGTTCTTCTTGAGGTCTTCGATCTGGAAGGTCGCCTTGTGCGCACTCTCATGAGCGGGCCGATGGAGCAGGGTGATCATCAGGTCACCTGGCAGGGAATTCAGGAGAACGGGGATGCTGCCAGCAGCGGTGTCTACCTCTATCGTCTGACGACAGAGGAAGGCAGCCAGCATCGCAAGATGACACTTCTCAAGTAG